One window of the Pseudofrankia sp. DC12 genome contains the following:
- a CDS encoding FxsB family cyclophane-forming radical SAM/SPASM peptide maturase, with the protein MPAALPWPVPVRGPATAGSAPAAARAATAWGAPLPPGWTPTPFREFVLKVASRCNLDCDYCYVYHLADQSWRAQPRFMTDETAAATADRIAEHVRTHELDFVNFRLHGGEPLLAGPDRLHRIVRILRERLAPLTEVIVTVQTNGVLLDEAMAAFLVEEDIGVGISLDGDRYANDLHRTYADGRSSYDEVVAAIRMMQRPEFRSHFLGLLCTIQLEADPAQVWGELLRLGVEGADFLLPHGTWENPPPGLTPGAGRTPYADWLIPLFDSWFDAPARQLSVRTFESLLHLLLGGVGAHESFGLAPVALVVIESDGSYEQVDTLKAVGQGAAASGRTVFTDPLDALFDVPAFVQRQLGLHGLSAECHRCDVVATCGAGLFPHRYRPGSGFTNPTVYCADQYALIAHMQRRVEDALDRRGTTLAAVRAG; encoded by the coding sequence ATGCCCGCCGCGCTGCCGTGGCCGGTGCCAGTTCGCGGGCCGGCCACCGCGGGCTCCGCGCCCGCGGCGGCCCGGGCGGCAACGGCATGGGGTGCGCCATTGCCACCCGGGTGGACGCCTACGCCGTTCCGTGAGTTCGTGTTGAAGGTCGCGTCGCGCTGCAACCTCGACTGCGACTACTGCTACGTCTACCATCTGGCCGATCAGTCGTGGCGAGCCCAGCCGCGGTTCATGACCGACGAGACGGCGGCCGCGACAGCGGACAGGATCGCCGAGCACGTGCGGACTCACGAGCTGGACTTCGTGAATTTCCGGCTGCACGGCGGCGAGCCGCTCCTCGCGGGCCCGGACCGGCTGCACCGGATCGTCCGCATTCTGCGCGAGCGCCTTGCCCCGCTGACGGAGGTCATCGTCACGGTGCAGACAAACGGGGTGCTGCTCGACGAGGCGATGGCGGCCTTCCTCGTCGAGGAGGACATCGGCGTCGGGATCAGCCTGGACGGCGACCGGTATGCCAATGACCTGCATCGCACCTATGCCGACGGCCGGTCCAGCTACGACGAGGTGGTCGCGGCTATTCGAATGATGCAGCGGCCCGAGTTCCGCTCGCATTTCCTCGGACTGCTGTGCACCATTCAACTGGAGGCGGACCCGGCCCAGGTTTGGGGCGAGTTGCTCAGACTGGGCGTGGAGGGTGCGGACTTCCTGCTCCCGCACGGCACCTGGGAAAACCCGCCGCCAGGCCTCACCCCGGGCGCCGGTCGAACCCCGTACGCCGACTGGCTGATCCCGCTGTTCGACAGCTGGTTCGACGCGCCGGCCCGGCAGCTCTCAGTGCGAACCTTCGAGTCGCTGTTGCATCTGCTGCTCGGGGGAGTGGGCGCCCACGAGTCATTCGGGCTCGCCCCGGTCGCGCTGGTCGTCATCGAGTCCGACGGCTCCTATGAGCAGGTGGACACGCTGAAGGCCGTCGGGCAGGGCGCTGCCGCCAGCGGTCGAACCGTGTTCACGGACCCGCTCGACGCGCTGTTCGACGTACCCGCCTTCGTGCAGCGCCAGCTCGGGCTGCACGGCCTTTCCGCCGAATGCCACCGCTGCGACGTCGTGGCGACCTGCGGGGCCGGGCTGTTCCCGCACCGCTACCGACCCGGCAGCGGTTTCACCAACCCAACCGTGTACTGCGCGGACCAGTACGCGCTGATCGCCCACATGCAGCGCCGCGTCGAGGACGCTCTCGACCGCCGGGGCACCACCCTGGCGGCCGTCCGCGCCGGTTGA